One genomic region from Acidobacteriota bacterium encodes:
- a CDS encoding ABC transporter ATP-binding protein, whose product MESGADMLVARNLVRSYGSLRAVDGMSLTLAAGEIVGLLGPNGAGKTTTVSMLAGITPPDGGEVRLNGELLASGRPEARRDLGLVPQELALYDGLSAGENLRLFGALYGLGGRDLAAAVERALRFVGLADRAGHRVKTFSGGMKRRLNLAAGLLHEPAILLLDEPTVGVDPQSRNAIFDLLEELRGRGKALLYTTHYMEEAERLCDRIVIMDHGRILAEGTARSLADGLGAPALLTVQISDTPENPPWLETLRTLPGVKGASLEDGRLSVDLSDLDSQAPSVLEGLRAHGVRYSSLSSERPGLEAVFLALTGKELRDP is encoded by the coding sequence ATGGAAAGCGGAGCCGACATGCTGGTGGCCAGGAATCTCGTTCGGTCCTACGGGAGCCTGCGGGCGGTGGACGGGATGTCTTTGACCCTGGCCGCGGGGGAGATCGTAGGTCTCCTCGGCCCCAACGGGGCGGGAAAGACCACCACCGTCTCCATGCTCGCCGGGATCACGCCGCCCGACGGGGGAGAGGTCCGCCTGAACGGAGAGCTTCTTGCCTCGGGACGTCCCGAGGCCAGGCGCGACCTGGGCCTCGTGCCCCAGGAGCTGGCGCTCTACGACGGGCTCTCCGCGGGGGAGAACCTGAGGCTCTTCGGGGCCCTGTACGGGCTGGGGGGTCGGGATCTCGCGGCGGCCGTGGAGCGGGCCTTGCGCTTCGTGGGGCTGGCGGACCGGGCGGGCCACCGGGTCAAGACCTTCAGCGGCGGAATGAAGCGCCGGCTGAACCTGGCCGCGGGCCTGCTCCACGAGCCGGCCATCCTCCTTCTGGACGAACCCACCGTGGGCGTGGACCCCCAGAGCCGAAACGCCATCTTCGACCTCCTCGAAGAGCTCAGGGGCCGGGGCAAGGCCCTTCTCTACACGACCCACTACATGGAGGAGGCCGAGCGCCTCTGCGACCGGATCGTGATCATGGACCACGGCCGGATCCTGGCCGAGGGGACGGCCCGCTCCCTGGCCGACGGGCTCGGCGCCCCCGCGCTCCTCACCGTTCAGATTTCGGACACCCCGGAGAACCCTCCGTGGCTGGAGACCCTTCGGACCCTCCCCGGCGTGAAGGGCGCTTCCCTTGAGGACGGGCGGCTCTCGGTGGACCTGTCGGACCTGGACTCCCAGGCTCCCTCCGTCCTGGAGGGGTTGCGGGCCCACGGGGTCCGGTATTCGTCCCTTTCCTCCGAGCGTCCCGGTCTGGAGGCCGTGTTCCTCGCCCTAACGGGAAAGGAGTTGAGGGACCCATGA
- the folP gene encoding dihydropteroate synthase encodes MEERAGGLFLRGRNRLEESPFLLMGVLNLTPDSFSDGGLYLDPADACARGVRMAREGADLLDLGAESSRPGSDPVPSGEELRRLLPVVEALRRALPDVPLSVDTTKAEVARAALDAGADMVNDISAGTFDEAMIPLCARRRVPLVLMHLRGTPKTMQEAPHYEDPVAEVVSELAARVRAAEAAGLGPGTLLVDPGIGFGKRPEDNLALLRNLPALSSLGYPLLVGVSRKSLIGALTGAPVGERLPGTLALHAAALLGGARIFRVHDVAEHRQALLCAAALASAGRREAP; translated from the coding sequence ATGGAGGAGCGGGCGGGGGGGCTCTTTCTCCGGGGTCGAAACCGCCTGGAGGAAAGTCCGTTCCTCCTCATGGGCGTGCTCAACCTGACCCCCGACTCCTTCTCCGACGGCGGCCTCTACCTGGATCCGGCAGACGCCTGCGCGAGGGGTGTCCGCATGGCCCGGGAGGGCGCGGACCTACTCGACCTGGGGGCCGAGTCCAGCCGCCCCGGCAGCGACCCCGTCCCTTCCGGGGAGGAGCTTCGCCGGCTCCTGCCCGTGGTGGAAGCCCTGCGGCGGGCCCTCCCAGACGTGCCCCTGTCCGTCGACACCACCAAGGCGGAAGTGGCCCGGGCCGCCCTCGATGCCGGCGCCGACATGGTCAACGACATCTCGGCGGGGACCTTCGACGAGGCCATGATTCCTCTGTGCGCCCGGCGGCGGGTACCTCTCGTCCTCATGCACCTGAGGGGCACCCCCAAGACCATGCAGGAAGCCCCGCACTACGAGGATCCCGTGGCCGAGGTGGTTTCGGAACTCGCCGCGCGGGTCCGCGCCGCGGAGGCGGCGGGCCTGGGCCCCGGCACGCTCCTCGTGGACCCCGGCATCGGCTTCGGCAAGCGTCCCGAGGACAACCTGGCCCTCCTCCGGAACCTGCCGGCCCTCTCCTCCCTGGGGTATCCCCTTCTCGTGGGCGTCTCCCGGAAGAGCCTCATCGGTGCGCTCACGGGAGCGCCCGTGGGAGAGCGCCTGCCCGGAACCCTGGCCCTGCACGCGGCGGCCCTCCTCGGAGGGGCCAGGATCTTTCGCGTCCACGACGTGGCCGAGCATCGGCAGGCACTCCTCTGCGCGGCGGCCCTGGCCTCCGCGGGCCGCCGGGAGGCCCCGTGA
- a CDS encoding nitrilase-related carbon-nitrogen hydrolase, producing MNLPVSLGQMRVLPARPAENLETVRAFAAEASRRGSRLLCLPEACLTGFPWSWLQAHAGELAAPVEAMRRIARSTGLFLSFSHMVPSAEGRLANTHFLLTPDGDTLAEYRKVHLFSLFGEERHVVPGSRRVVADAPWGKTGLAVCYDIRFPELFRACALEGAVLFLCPAAFPYPRREPWRVLARARAVENQAYFLGTNAVGPEGDGEDAVTYFGTSVAAGPLGEVLAEGDETSEALLTVDLDFGQVEAARGSIRVLEDRRPEVYGPA from the coding sequence GTGAACCTCCCCGTCTCCCTCGGCCAGATGCGGGTGCTCCCGGCCCGGCCCGCCGAGAACCTCGAAACCGTGCGGGCTTTCGCGGCGGAGGCCTCGCGCCGGGGCAGCCGCCTCCTCTGCCTGCCCGAAGCCTGCCTGACGGGCTTTCCATGGTCGTGGCTCCAGGCCCACGCAGGCGAACTCGCGGCCCCCGTGGAGGCGATGCGGCGCATCGCCCGCTCGACGGGGCTCTTCCTCAGCTTTTCCCACATGGTCCCCAGCGCGGAAGGGCGCCTGGCCAACACCCACTTTCTCCTGACCCCCGATGGCGACACCCTGGCCGAGTACCGGAAGGTCCACCTCTTTTCCCTCTTCGGGGAGGAGCGCCACGTGGTCCCCGGAAGCCGGCGGGTCGTGGCCGACGCCCCCTGGGGAAAGACGGGCCTCGCCGTCTGCTACGACATCCGGTTTCCCGAGCTCTTCCGCGCCTGCGCGCTGGAAGGCGCCGTCCTCTTCCTCTGCCCGGCGGCCTTCCCGTACCCTCGCCGGGAGCCGTGGAGGGTCCTCGCGCGGGCCCGGGCCGTGGAGAACCAGGCCTACTTCCTGGGGACCAACGCCGTGGGTCCCGAGGGGGACGGGGAGGACGCCGTGACTTACTTCGGCACCTCCGTCGCGGCGGGCCCTCTGGGCGAGGTCCTCGCCGAGGGCGACGAGACCTCCGAAGCCCTCCTCACCGTGGACCTGGATTTCGGACAAGTGGAGGCCGCCCGCGGGTCCATCCGCGTCCTCGAGGACCGGAGGCCCGAGGTCTACGGCCCCGCCTGA